The Fundidesulfovibrio magnetotacticus genome includes a region encoding these proteins:
- the asnB gene encoding asparagine synthase (glutamine-hydrolyzing), producing the protein MCGICGFAGPGTPEQLAAMNARLAHRGPDGHGVHHHPDQGVHLAHRRLAIVDLSDGAQPMLSAAGDLAVTFNGEIYNHLELRRELEAKGHRFRTHHSDTETILHGWREWGPGLQERMSGMWAFVLHDARKRLLFASRDRFGKKPLYYHLRPGFFAFASELSALAAHPGVPTSPSLPALRKYFAHGFIPAPNSLLEGVHKLPGGYCLTVDLDDFSSRLQRWWAFTVEPDEDLARRPEAELAEALREALDRAVSRRLMSDVPLGVFLSGGVDSTSVTALAARRVQDLHTFSVGFEEASFDESLHSRNAASRYGTRHLQHTLSLSQALSLLPDLASRLDEPLGDSSILPTYLLCRETRPHVTVALGGDGADELFAGYETFKALRAAERFHALCPRPVHRALTAMAARLPVSHGYMTLGFKALRFFTGIEHPMRLWNPVWMGPAGPDLLAELFQAPADPEEVYSEAIAAWDETGPKDFTDKTLEFYTRFYLQDAILAKVDRASMLNSLEVRAPYLDPEVADLARRIPHRLKFRHGRGKHILRKALEPLVPRWVLARRKQGFAAPLGKWFHEGRLTLEGCSFPAGVSPEAAMALEREHREGRADRRLALWCLWALGHWRNEGPA; encoded by the coding sequence GTGTGCGGCATCTGCGGTTTCGCCGGGCCCGGAACCCCGGAGCAGCTGGCGGCGATGAACGCCCGCTTGGCCCACAGAGGGCCCGACGGGCACGGCGTCCACCACCATCCCGACCAGGGCGTGCATCTGGCGCACCGACGCCTCGCCATCGTGGACCTGAGCGACGGCGCGCAACCCATGCTCTCGGCCGCGGGCGACCTGGCCGTCACCTTCAACGGCGAAATCTACAATCACCTGGAGTTGCGCCGCGAGCTGGAGGCCAAGGGTCACCGCTTCCGCACCCACCACAGCGACACCGAGACCATCCTGCACGGCTGGCGCGAGTGGGGGCCGGGCCTCCAGGAACGCATGAGCGGCATGTGGGCCTTCGTGCTCCACGACGCCCGCAAGCGCCTGCTCTTCGCCAGCCGCGACCGCTTCGGCAAGAAGCCCCTCTACTACCACCTGCGCCCGGGATTCTTCGCCTTCGCCTCGGAGCTTTCGGCCCTGGCCGCACACCCCGGCGTGCCCACGTCGCCCTCCCTGCCGGCCCTGCGCAAGTACTTCGCCCACGGCTTCATCCCGGCCCCCAACAGCCTCCTGGAGGGCGTGCACAAGCTTCCCGGCGGCTACTGCCTCACCGTGGACCTGGACGACTTCTCCTCCCGCCTCCAACGCTGGTGGGCCTTCACCGTGGAGCCCGACGAGGACCTGGCCCGACGCCCCGAGGCCGAACTGGCCGAGGCCCTGCGCGAGGCCCTGGACCGCGCCGTGTCGCGCAGGCTCATGAGCGACGTGCCCCTGGGCGTGTTCCTCTCCGGCGGCGTGGACTCCACCTCCGTCACGGCCCTGGCCGCCCGGCGCGTGCAGGACCTGCACACCTTCTCCGTGGGCTTCGAGGAGGCCTCCTTCGACGAGTCCCTGCACAGCCGCAACGCCGCCAGCCGCTACGGCACGCGCCACCTCCAGCACACCCTGAGCCTCTCCCAGGCCCTGAGCCTCCTGCCCGATCTGGCCTCCCGCCTGGACGAACCCCTGGGCGACAGCTCCATCCTGCCCACCTACCTGCTCTGCCGCGAGACGCGCCCCCACGTCACCGTGGCGCTGGGCGGGGACGGGGCGGACGAACTCTTCGCGGGCTACGAGACCTTCAAGGCCCTGCGCGCCGCCGAGCGCTTCCACGCCCTCTGCCCCAGGCCCGTGCACCGGGCGCTCACGGCCATGGCCGCACGCCTGCCCGTGAGCCACGGCTACATGACCCTGGGCTTCAAAGCCCTGCGCTTCTTCACGGGAATCGAACACCCCATGCGCCTGTGGAACCCCGTGTGGATGGGGCCTGCCGGGCCGGACCTGCTGGCCGAACTCTTCCAGGCCCCCGCGGACCCCGAGGAGGTCTATTCCGAGGCCATCGCCGCCTGGGACGAGACCGGCCCCAAGGACTTCACGGACAAGACCCTAGAGTTCTACACCCGTTTCTACCTCCAGGACGCTATCCTGGCCAAGGTGGACCGCGCCAGCATGCTCAACTCGCTGGAGGTGCGCGCCCCCTACCTGGACCCCGAGGTGGCCGACCTGGCCCGGCGCATCCCGCACCGGCTCAAGTTCCGCCACGGCCGTGGCAAGCACATCCTGCGCAAGGCCCTGGAGCCCCTGGTGCCCCGCTGGGTGCTGGCGCGGCGCAAGCAGGGCTTCGCGGCGCCCCTGGGCAAGTGGTTCCACGAGGGCAGGCTCACCCTGGAGGGCTGTTCCTTCCCGGCGGGCGTTTCGCCCGAAGCGGCCATGGCCCTGGAGCGCGAACACCGCGAAGGCCGCGCCGACCGCCGCCTGGCCCTGTGGTGTCTGTGGGCGCTGGGCCACTGGCGCAACGAAGGCCCCGCGTGA
- a CDS encoding glycosyltransferase family 2 protein, producing MPNRSLSIIIPLFNEEDNVLPLHARLLPVLHAMGHVYEIILVDDGSTDATAQRLHEIAQADSRVRVIHLRRNFGQTAAMMAGIDAATGDILIPMDGDLQNDPGDIPKLLAKLDEGYDVVSGWRKDRQDHPLKRNFPSRVANFLISRISGVHLHDYGCSLKAYRKEIIKGVKLYGEMHRFIPIYACWQGAKVTEVGVTHHPRVHGVSKYGIERTVKVILDLIVVKFLDKFAQKPMYLFGGFGLVSLGVSFLMFLAMLYLKLFGSKSFIETPLPLAVVLFFLMGFMSIFMGLISEILMRTYHESQNKPTYIVDRTQNCPGGE from the coding sequence ATGCCCAACAGATCGCTCTCCATCATCATTCCGCTTTTCAACGAGGAAGATAACGTACTGCCGTTGCACGCACGGCTCCTCCCCGTGTTGCACGCCATGGGCCACGTCTACGAGATCATTCTGGTGGACGACGGCTCAACCGACGCCACGGCCCAGCGACTCCACGAAATCGCCCAGGCCGACTCCCGCGTGCGCGTCATCCACCTGCGGCGCAACTTCGGCCAGACCGCTGCCATGATGGCGGGCATCGACGCCGCCACCGGTGACATCCTCATCCCCATGGACGGCGACCTCCAGAACGACCCCGGCGACATTCCCAAGCTTCTGGCCAAGCTCGACGAGGGCTACGACGTGGTCTCCGGCTGGCGCAAGGACCGCCAGGACCACCCTCTGAAGCGCAATTTCCCCAGCCGCGTGGCCAACTTCCTCATCTCGCGCATCTCGGGCGTGCACCTGCACGACTACGGCTGCTCCCTCAAGGCTTACCGCAAGGAGATCATCAAGGGCGTGAAGCTCTACGGCGAGATGCACCGCTTCATCCCCATCTACGCCTGCTGGCAGGGGGCCAAGGTCACCGAGGTGGGCGTCACCCACCACCCAAGGGTGCACGGGGTCTCCAAGTACGGCATCGAACGCACCGTCAAGGTGATCCTCGACCTCATCGTTGTGAAGTTCCTGGACAAGTTTGCCCAGAAGCCCATGTACCTTTTCGGCGGATTCGGGTTGGTCTCACTGGGCGTTTCCTTCCTGATGTTCCTGGCCATGCTCTACCTGAAGCTCTTCGGCAGCAAGAGTTTCATCGAGACGCCGCTCCCCCTGGCCGTGGTGCTCTTCTTCCTCATGGGGTTCATGTCCATCTTCATGGGCCTCATCTCGGAGATTCTCATGCGAACGTACCACGAGTCACAAAACAAGCCGACCTACATCGTGGACAGGACGCAGAACTGTCCCGGCGGGGAATGA
- a CDS encoding efflux RND transporter periplasmic adaptor subunit, producing MTLRNLLLALAFLAATALPVRAQQPAAPAAPPAAPQAADPSPMASEIIFSGKLYSPLKLSVQLPFTSQIATMPTQIGQKVKKNDVLATFEIPMETRMAEKRNLNLAQVKEVEHLLSAANRDLEKFRVKRKELEMMEKQNLATSQALAQNALEIDAVEKQRVALTERLNLEKDMAQQRLELARDRFGPKANFGSLPNEGIVKAPVDGYVLWINPELRQGVKLSRDTELFQVGLLDPILIRAQVHEIEALRLKLGDKAKVTFDSLPGKTLEASISRIPWAPLPTALHQPSYYEIELTLPNPDFSLKEGLKAQVSITPKK from the coding sequence ATGACCCTGCGCAACCTCCTCCTGGCTCTGGCCTTCCTGGCCGCGACGGCCTTGCCCGTCCGCGCCCAACAGCCCGCCGCTCCCGCTGCGCCCCCTGCGGCTCCCCAGGCGGCCGACCCATCGCCCATGGCCAGCGAAATCATCTTTTCGGGCAAGCTCTACAGCCCCTTGAAGCTCTCCGTGCAGCTGCCCTTCACGTCCCAGATCGCCACCATGCCCACGCAGATCGGCCAGAAGGTGAAAAAGAACGACGTCCTGGCCACCTTCGAGATCCCCATGGAAACGCGCATGGCCGAGAAGCGAAACCTCAACCTCGCCCAGGTCAAGGAGGTGGAGCACCTGCTCTCCGCCGCCAACCGCGACCTGGAAAAGTTCCGCGTCAAGCGCAAGGAACTGGAGATGATGGAGAAGCAAAACCTCGCCACATCCCAGGCCCTGGCCCAGAACGCCCTGGAGATCGATGCCGTCGAGAAACAGCGCGTGGCCCTCACCGAGCGCCTCAATCTCGAAAAGGACATGGCCCAGCAGCGCCTCGAACTGGCCCGCGACCGCTTCGGCCCCAAGGCCAACTTCGGCAGCCTCCCCAACGAGGGCATCGTCAAGGCCCCCGTCGACGGCTACGTGCTCTGGATCAACCCGGAACTGCGCCAGGGCGTCAAGCTCTCCCGCGACACCGAACTCTTCCAGGTAGGCCTGCTCGATCCCATCCTCATCCGCGCCCAGGTTCACGAGATCGAGGCCCTGCGCCTGAAGCTGGGCGACAAAGCCAAGGTCACCTTCGACTCCCTCCCCGGCAAGACCCTGGAGGCCAGCATCAGCCGCATCCCCTGGGCTCCCCTGCCCACCGCGCTGCACCAGCCCTCCTACTATGAAATCGAACTGACCCTGCCCAACCCGGACTTTTCCCTCAAGGAAGGCCTCAAGGCGCAGGTGTCCATCACCCCCAAGAAGTGA
- a CDS encoding TolC family protein, with protein MRLARRPNFRLTALCLAALIMLFAAPALAAKDKSNSAEKPDKIRSYETLPTAPPAPDKPVQPMDAGQAQQPGDAKHAKQAQPAVPAKPAAQTQAQPPAQAQAKSGLPGSEPLPSGAMPANGERPMSTSIKQPADFHECVRVALVQSPLLVRSALEIETKRLDVQDAWSTFVPTVSINTTYWFRMPTKIDGTQDKPYTISFSTGQWNPVLSTFEVQARNEMANIAVLGHLKVISAGLVRLATDFIQLEAVESQRAVSKDRLELAQKNLTFYKTRLGIGQATQLEIKLAETRIDIAKAELEQIESIRNSVMDDIKFILGVPFTNKLELDVAAARKQIMGAFTIADVTDEKIRANSFDLRMAEYERRLQKKNIGLSYVKLLPSFGFTFQTVDSLNSSTTYKNEGFPFYPGINISMPLDYWTKGREISRQYKKLEQTNAQNKAKEFELIVSVQKALSDYQTAASELRMSTATVEFHRLRDEQSEYQFKSGQTDFDKLVDSRSLLYDNKQKMLLAQSKRDIALLTLMGLSGDLRQKYVDIESWEK; from the coding sequence ATGCGTCTTGCCAGACGGCCGAATTTTCGACTCACCGCCCTGTGCCTCGCGGCGCTCATCATGCTTTTCGCCGCGCCCGCGCTGGCCGCCAAGGACAAAAGCAACTCGGCCGAGAAGCCCGACAAGATACGCTCCTACGAGACCCTCCCCACCGCTCCGCCCGCGCCGGATAAACCCGTGCAGCCCATGGACGCGGGTCAGGCCCAACAGCCCGGCGACGCCAAGCATGCGAAGCAGGCCCAGCCGGCCGTCCCCGCCAAGCCCGCGGCGCAAACTCAAGCGCAGCCGCCGGCGCAGGCCCAGGCCAAAAGCGGTCTCCCCGGCAGCGAGCCTCTGCCTTCCGGCGCCATGCCCGCCAACGGCGAGCGGCCCATGTCCACCTCCATCAAGCAGCCCGCCGACTTCCACGAATGCGTGCGCGTGGCCCTGGTGCAGTCCCCCCTGCTGGTGCGCTCGGCCCTGGAGATCGAAACCAAGCGCCTGGACGTGCAGGACGCCTGGTCCACGTTCGTGCCCACGGTCTCCATCAACACCACCTACTGGTTCCGCATGCCCACCAAGATCGACGGAACCCAGGACAAACCCTACACCATCAGCTTCTCCACCGGCCAGTGGAACCCCGTGCTCTCCACCTTCGAGGTCCAGGCCCGCAACGAGATGGCCAACATCGCCGTGCTGGGCCACCTGAAAGTGATTTCGGCCGGGCTCGTTCGCCTGGCCACCGACTTCATTCAGCTCGAGGCCGTGGAATCGCAGCGCGCTGTCTCCAAGGACCGCCTGGAGCTGGCCCAGAAGAACCTCACCTTCTACAAAACCAGGCTCGGCATCGGGCAGGCCACCCAGCTTGAGATAAAGCTCGCGGAGACGCGCATCGACATCGCCAAGGCCGAACTCGAACAGATCGAATCCATCCGCAACTCGGTTATGGACGACATCAAGTTCATCCTGGGCGTGCCCTTCACCAACAAGCTCGAACTCGACGTGGCCGCCGCCCGCAAGCAGATCATGGGCGCCTTCACCATCGCCGACGTCACCGACGAGAAGATCCGCGCCAACTCCTTCGACCTGCGCATGGCCGAATACGAACGCCGCCTGCAGAAGAAGAACATCGGCCTTTCCTACGTGAAGCTCCTGCCGTCCTTCGGCTTCACCTTCCAGACCGTGGACTCCCTGAACAGCTCCACCACCTACAAGAACGAAGGCTTCCCCTTCTACCCCGGCATCAACATCTCCATGCCCCTTGACTACTGGACCAAGGGACGCGAAATCTCGCGCCAGTACAAGAAGCTCGAGCAGACCAACGCCCAGAACAAGGCCAAGGAATTCGAACTGATCGTCAGCGTTCAGAAGGCTCTCTCGGACTACCAGACCGCCGCCTCCGAACTGCGCATGTCCACGGCCACCGTGGAGTTCCACCGCCTCAGGGACGAGCAGAGCGAATACCAGTTTAAGAGCGGACAGACCGACTTCGACAAGCTCGTGGATTCCCGCTCGCTGCTCTACGACAACAAGCAGAAGATGCTCCTGGCTCAGTCCAAGCGCGACATCGCCCTGCTCACGCTCATGGGCCTCTCCGGCGACCTGCGCCAGAAATACGTCGACATCGAATCCTGGGAGAAATAA